A stretch of the Notolabrus celidotus isolate fNotCel1 chromosome 3, fNotCel1.pri, whole genome shotgun sequence genome encodes the following:
- the rab27a gene encoding ras-related protein Rab-27A, with translation MSDGDYDYLIKFLALGDSGVGKTSFLYQYTDSKFNSKFITTVGIDFREKRVIYKSTGPDGSSGKGQKIHMQLWDTAGQERFRSLTTAFFRDAMGFLLLFDLTNEQSFLNVRNWMSQLQIHAYCESPDVVLCGNKCDLTDQRAVSEENARELAEKYGIPYFETSAANGQNVNQAVDVLLDLIMKRMERCVDKSWIPDGTVRANGPTNPDLTEAPERSKCAC, from the exons ATGTCTGATGGGGACTATGATTACCTCATCAAATTCCTAGCCCTCGGAGACTCTGGTGTGGGAAAAACTAGCTTCCTCTACCAATACACAGATTCCAAGTTTAACTCCAAGTTCATCACTACAGTTGGAATAGACTTCAGAGAAAAAAGAGTG ATATACAAATCAACAGGTCCAGATGGATCTTCAGGTAAAGGACAGAAGATTCACATGCAACTGTGGGACACTGCAGGACAGGAGAG GTTTCGGAGTTTGACGACTGCGTTTTTTAGAGATGCAATGGGTTTCCTCTTGCTGTTCGACCTCACGAATGAACAAAGTTTCCTCAACGTCAGAAACTGGATGA GTCAGTTACAGATTCATGCCTACTGCGAAAGCCCGGACGTCGTTCTGTGTGGAAACAAATGTGACCTGACGGATCAGAGAGCAGTGAGTGAAGAGAACGCGCGTGAGCTGGCAGAGAAGTATGG AATCCCATACTTCGAGACAAGTGCTGCAAACGGGCAAAACGTAAACCAGGCTGTGGACGTCCTGCTGGATCTCATCATGAAGAGGATGGAAAGATGTGTTGACAAGTCTTGGATCCCTGATGGGACCGTCCGAGCTAATGGACCCACCAACCCAGACCTCACAGAGGCCCCTGAAAGGAGCAAATGTGCATGTTAG